Below is a window of Effusibacillus lacus DNA.
AGGTTGCGGCGAAGTTCGTCGCTCATCTTGTCCCCCTCCTTGTGGCACAGAGTTTATCCTTATTATATTCGTATAACGGGAAATGTGTCAAACGATGTAACGGTACATTACATTCATAAAAACGAAAATTCCCTGACGTGCGCTGTCAGGGAATTTTCCGATTGTTTTTTAATTAATTGTACTGCTTGAGTTCCCAAGGATGCACTTCAAGGCGATACTCATCCCATTCCGCTTTTTTGAGCGACATATATGATTCATAGAGATGAGTGCCAAGCGCGTTCTTCAACACTTCATCCTGTGCCAGGTTGTTCAGCGCTTCGTTCAGATCGGCCGGGAGTGCCTCAATGCCATACTCCGCGCGAATACTATCCGACATGTGATAAATGTTTTCCTTCACTTCAGGAACAAGCGGGAGTTTCTTCTCAATTCCGTCCAAACCAGACACGAGCATGAGAGCAAGTGCCAAGTAAGGATTTGCCATCGGATCCGGGCAACGAACTTCAATACGGGTTGCAGCTTTGCGAGCGGCCGGAATCCGGATCAAAGCCGAACGGTTGGAGCAAGACCATGCGATGTAGCAGGGCGCTTCATAACCTGGCACCAAACGCTTATAAGAGTTAATCGTCGGGTTGGTTACAGCAGCAAACGCTTGTGCATGAGCAAGGATACCCGCAATGTAATGACGAGCATTGGCGGAGAGACCGAGCTCATCATTCGCATCATAGAATGCATTGCCCTGTGTGGTATAGAGGGATTGATGCACATGCATACCGGAACCGTTAATGCGAGCGATCGGTTTCGGCATAAAGCTTGCGTAAAATCCGTGCTGAGCCGCAATCTCTTTTACAACCCATTTGAATGTTGCGATGCGGTCAGCTGTCAGCAATGCATCTCCGAATTTAAAGTCAACTTCGTGTTGACCGATAGCCACCTCGTGGTGAAGGGCTTCTACTTCAAAACCGAGAGCTTGAAGGGTACGAGTGATATCCTGACGTACTTTCTGCCCTTTGTCGCGTGCGCCTGCATCAAAATAACCGATGCCGTCATGCGGCGTGAAAACCGGTTCTCCTTTTTCGTCCAACGGGAACAAGAAGAACTCCGGTTCCGGACCGACATTCAGTCCTTCAAATCCAAGAGTTTTCGCTTTTTCAAGAGCACGTTTGAGTACAGAGCGCGGATCCCCGGCAAACGGCTTCTGATCGCCGGTATAAACATCGCAGATGATCCGTGCTTCTTTGCCGCCAGACCATGGCAACACGGCAAACGTGGACAAATCCGGCTTCAAATACATGTCCGAGTTTTCAATCGATGCGAATCCCAGAATGGAAGATCCGTCGAACATGATGTCCCCGTCCAATACCTTATCCAATTGGCTAATCGGAAGCTCCAAATGTTTTAAATTTCCCAACACGTCAACGAATTGGACAATGATGAATTCCACGCCGTTGTCTTTCACAAGTTTCTTAACTGTCGCTTGATCCATAGACCCTTTTCCTCCCCGATGTCTGATAAAACAAGTAGTAGATCACTCAGATAGTAGTATTATATTTAAAGGGAAGTTAAGTTGTCAACGAGTGTTAAGAAACTTTACACAAAAATTTTAGAGCAGATTTCGTTGTTTCATTGTTCGTAAAACCGACATTACTGCCAGTTGAACATGTTCAAATGTCAAGCCGCCCTGCATATATCCGATATACGGTTCGCGTATGGG
It encodes the following:
- the glnA gene encoding type I glutamate--ammonia ligase, which codes for MDQATVKKLVKDNGVEFIIVQFVDVLGNLKHLELPISQLDKVLDGDIMFDGSSILGFASIENSDMYLKPDLSTFAVLPWSGGKEARIICDVYTGDQKPFAGDPRSVLKRALEKAKTLGFEGLNVGPEPEFFLFPLDEKGEPVFTPHDGIGYFDAGARDKGQKVRQDITRTLQALGFEVEALHHEVAIGQHEVDFKFGDALLTADRIATFKWVVKEIAAQHGFYASFMPKPIARINGSGMHVHQSLYTTQGNAFYDANDELGLSANARHYIAGILAHAQAFAAVTNPTINSYKRLVPGYEAPCYIAWSCSNRSALIRIPAARKAATRIEVRCPDPMANPYLALALMLVSGLDGIEKKLPLVPEVKENIYHMSDSIRAEYGIEALPADLNEALNNLAQDEVLKNALGTHLYESYMSLKKAEWDEYRLEVHPWELKQYN